A region from the Tachyglossus aculeatus isolate mTacAcu1 chromosome X2, mTacAcu1.pri, whole genome shotgun sequence genome encodes:
- the LTC4S gene encoding leukotriene C4 synthase produces MLYLVQRRGSYISGGRDPKPSPSEPGTAQEPLFPLPRDPSGANMLDQVALLATVTIVGVVLQAYFSLQVIAARRKFKVSPPSTTGPLEFERVFRAQANCTEYFPIFMAVLWVSGIFFHQGTAAACGLVYLYSRYLYFKGYALSAQGRLGPLYMGARVLWLLIALSAVGLLVHFLPAAFTAQVLGRLRQLVHRA; encoded by the exons ATGCTTTATCTGGTCCAGAGAAGAGGAAGCTACATTAGCGGGGGGCGAGACCCGAAGCCGAGCCCGTCTGAGCCGGGGACTGCACAGGAACCGTTGTTCCCCCTTCCCCGAGACCCCTCTGGAGCCAACATGCTGGACCAGGTGGCCCTGTTGGCCACAGTGACCATTGTGGGAGTCGTCCTGCAAG CCTACTTCTCACTGCAGGTGATCGCCGCCCGAAGGAAGTTCAAAGTGTCTCCCCCCAGCACTACTGGTCCCCTGGAGTTTGAGAGGGTCTTCAGAGCCCA gGCGAACTGCACTGAGTACTTCCCCATCTTCATGGCTGTGCTTTGGGTCTCCGGGATCTTCTTCCATCAAG GTACGGCAGCTGCCTGCGGCCTGGTCTACCTGTATTCCCGCTACCTCTACTTCAAAGGCTACGCGCTGTCAGCTCAGGGCAG GCTGGGGCCCCTGTACATGGGTGCCCGCGTGCTCTGGCTCCTGATCGCGCTGTCGGCCGTCGGCCTGCTCGTCCACTTCCTCCCCGCCGCGTTCACAGCCCAAGTCCTGGGGAGACTGAGACAGCTCGTCCACCGTGCCTGA
- the MGAT4B gene encoding alpha-1,3-mannosyl-glycoprotein 4-beta-N-acetylglucosaminyltransferase B isoform X1, giving the protein MRLRNGTFLTLLLFCFCAFLSLSWYTAFSGQKGDVVDVYQREFLALRDRLHAAERESLKRSKELNLVLDEIKRAISEKQGLRDTNRTWSSLSDETKLKLWNVTNKNVLHLPTVFHHLPHLLSKESSLRPTVHVGQGRTGVSIVLGIPSVKREAHSYLTDTLGSLVSELTRQEKEDAVIVVLIAETDMQYAAGVTDNIKTLFPSEIHSGLLEVISPSPHFYPDFSRLRESFGDPKERVRWRTKQNLDYCFLMMYAQSKGVYYVQLEDDIIAKPNYLSTMKNFALQQPSDEWMILEFSQLGFIGKMFKSLDLSLIVEFILMFYRDKPIDWLLDHILWVKVCNPEKDAKHCDRQKANLRIRFKPSLFQHVGTHSSLAGKIQKLKDKDFGKHALRKEHVNPPAEVSTSLKTYQHFTLEKAYMREDFFWAFTPTAGDFIRFRFFKPLRIERFFFRSGNIEHPEDKLFNTTVEVLPFDSLQSDKEALQEGRGTALRYHRTVDGYIQIGSFSKGVAEGEVDPSFGPLEAIRLTVQTDSPVWIILSEVFLKKAD; this is encoded by the exons GGGATGTGGTGGACGTATATCAGCGTGAGTTCCTCGCCCTCCGGGATCGCCTGCATGCGGCTGAGCGGGAGAGCCTGAAGCGCTCCAAGGAGCTGAACCTGGTCCTGGACGAGATCAAGAGGGCCATCTCCGAGAAGCAGGGCCTGAGGGACACCAACCGGACCTGGTCCAGCCTGTCAG ATGAAACCAAGCTGAAGCTGTGGAACGTCACCAACAAGAATGTTCTGCACCTGCCCACTGTCTTCCACCACCTGCCTCACCTGCTGTCCAAGGAGAGCAGTCTGCGCCCCACagtccacgtggggcagggccgcACCGGAG TGTCCATCGTGCTGGGGATCCCCAGTGTGAAGCGAGAGGCCCATTCATACCTTACGGACACGCTCGGCTCCCTCGTCTCGGAGCTCACCcggcaggagaaggaggacgcGGTCATCGTCGTCCTCATCGCCGAG ACCGACATGCAGTACGCCGCCGGGGTCACTGACAACATCAAGACCTT GTTCCCCAGCGAGATCCACTCGGGACTCTTGGAAGtgatctctccatctccccacttctacccCGACTTCTCCCGCCTCCGCGAGTCCTTCGGGGACCCCAAGGAGAGGGTCAG GTGGAGAACCAAGCAAAACCTGGATTATTGCTTCTTAATGATGTACGCGCAGTCCAAaggcgtctactatgtgcag CTGGAAGATGACATCATAGCCAAGCCAAACTATCTGAGCACCATGAAGAATTTTGCTCTGCAGCAGCCTTCCGACGAGTGGATGATCCTGGAGTTCTCGCAGCTGGGCTTCATCG GGAAGATGTTCAAGTCACTGGATCTCAGCCTCATCGTGGAGTTCATCCTCATGTTCTACAGAGACAAACCCATCGACTGGCTTCTGGACCACATTCTGTGGGTCAAAGTCTGCAACCCGGAGAAAGATGCC AAGCACTGTGATAGGCAGAAGGCCAACTTGCGAATCCGCTTCAAGCCGTCCCTCTTCCAGCATGTGGGCACCCACTCCTCCCTCGCTGGGAAAATCCAGAAACTGAAG GACAAAGATTTTGGGAAGCATGCCCTGCGGAAGGAGCACGTCAATCCGCCCGCCGAGGTGAGCACCAGCCTCAAGACCTACCAGCACTTCACGCTGGAGAAAGCCTACATGAGGGAAGATTTCTTCTGGGCCTTCACCCCGACAGCCGGGGACTTCATCCGCTTCCGTTTCTTCAAGCCGCTCCGCATCGAGAG GTTTTTCTTCCGCAGCGGCAACATCGAACACCCGGAAGACAAACTCTTCAACACCACAGTGGAGGTGCTGCCCTTCGAT AGTCTCCAGTCCGACAAGGAGGCCCTGCAGGAAGGCCGGGGGACGGCCCTCAGATATCACCGGACGGTGGACGGCTACATCCAGATAG GCTCCTTCTCCAAAGGGGTGGCCGAAGGGGAAGTGGATCCATCATTCGGACCCCTGGAAGCCATCAGACTGACCGTCCAGACAGACTCCCCTGTGTGGATTATCCTGAGTGAG GTATTCCTCAAGAAGGCAGATTGA
- the MGAT4B gene encoding alpha-1,3-mannosyl-glycoprotein 4-beta-N-acetylglucosaminyltransferase B isoform X2, protein MRLRNGTFLTLLLFCFCAFLSLSWYTAFSGQKGDVVDVYQREFLALRDRLHAAERESLKRSKELNLVLDEIKRAISEKQGLRDTNRTWSSLSDETKLKLWNVTNKNVLHLPTVFHHLPHLLSKESSLRPTVHVGQGRTGVSIVLGIPSVKREAHSYLTDTLGSLVSELTRQEKEDAVIVVLIAETDMQYAAGVTDNIKTLFPSEIHSGLLEVISPSPHFYPDFSRLRESFGDPKERVRWRTKQNLDYCFLMMYAQSKGVYYVQLEDDIIAKPNYLSTMKNFALQQPSDEWMILEFSQLGFIGKMFKSLDLSLIVEFILMFYRDKPIDWLLDHILWVKVCNPEKDAHCDRQKANLRIRFKPSLFQHVGTHSSLAGKIQKLKDKDFGKHALRKEHVNPPAEVSTSLKTYQHFTLEKAYMREDFFWAFTPTAGDFIRFRFFKPLRIERFFFRSGNIEHPEDKLFNTTVEVLPFDSLQSDKEALQEGRGTALRYHRTVDGYIQIGSFSKGVAEGEVDPSFGPLEAIRLTVQTDSPVWIILSEVFLKKAD, encoded by the exons GGGATGTGGTGGACGTATATCAGCGTGAGTTCCTCGCCCTCCGGGATCGCCTGCATGCGGCTGAGCGGGAGAGCCTGAAGCGCTCCAAGGAGCTGAACCTGGTCCTGGACGAGATCAAGAGGGCCATCTCCGAGAAGCAGGGCCTGAGGGACACCAACCGGACCTGGTCCAGCCTGTCAG ATGAAACCAAGCTGAAGCTGTGGAACGTCACCAACAAGAATGTTCTGCACCTGCCCACTGTCTTCCACCACCTGCCTCACCTGCTGTCCAAGGAGAGCAGTCTGCGCCCCACagtccacgtggggcagggccgcACCGGAG TGTCCATCGTGCTGGGGATCCCCAGTGTGAAGCGAGAGGCCCATTCATACCTTACGGACACGCTCGGCTCCCTCGTCTCGGAGCTCACCcggcaggagaaggaggacgcGGTCATCGTCGTCCTCATCGCCGAG ACCGACATGCAGTACGCCGCCGGGGTCACTGACAACATCAAGACCTT GTTCCCCAGCGAGATCCACTCGGGACTCTTGGAAGtgatctctccatctccccacttctacccCGACTTCTCCCGCCTCCGCGAGTCCTTCGGGGACCCCAAGGAGAGGGTCAG GTGGAGAACCAAGCAAAACCTGGATTATTGCTTCTTAATGATGTACGCGCAGTCCAAaggcgtctactatgtgcag CTGGAAGATGACATCATAGCCAAGCCAAACTATCTGAGCACCATGAAGAATTTTGCTCTGCAGCAGCCTTCCGACGAGTGGATGATCCTGGAGTTCTCGCAGCTGGGCTTCATCG GGAAGATGTTCAAGTCACTGGATCTCAGCCTCATCGTGGAGTTCATCCTCATGTTCTACAGAGACAAACCCATCGACTGGCTTCTGGACCACATTCTGTGGGTCAAAGTCTGCAACCCGGAGAAAGATGCC CACTGTGATAGGCAGAAGGCCAACTTGCGAATCCGCTTCAAGCCGTCCCTCTTCCAGCATGTGGGCACCCACTCCTCCCTCGCTGGGAAAATCCAGAAACTGAAG GACAAAGATTTTGGGAAGCATGCCCTGCGGAAGGAGCACGTCAATCCGCCCGCCGAGGTGAGCACCAGCCTCAAGACCTACCAGCACTTCACGCTGGAGAAAGCCTACATGAGGGAAGATTTCTTCTGGGCCTTCACCCCGACAGCCGGGGACTTCATCCGCTTCCGTTTCTTCAAGCCGCTCCGCATCGAGAG GTTTTTCTTCCGCAGCGGCAACATCGAACACCCGGAAGACAAACTCTTCAACACCACAGTGGAGGTGCTGCCCTTCGAT AGTCTCCAGTCCGACAAGGAGGCCCTGCAGGAAGGCCGGGGGACGGCCCTCAGATATCACCGGACGGTGGACGGCTACATCCAGATAG GCTCCTTCTCCAAAGGGGTGGCCGAAGGGGAAGTGGATCCATCATTCGGACCCCTGGAAGCCATCAGACTGACCGTCCAGACAGACTCCCCTGTGTGGATTATCCTGAGTGAG GTATTCCTCAAGAAGGCAGATTGA